The stretch of DNA GGGCCATAGCACAGCGACAAAACCAGCGCGGTCAGCACACCGAGGATCCCGCGCAGGGTCAGGTACTGGAAGACCGCGAAGCCTTTGTAGAACTGTTGCAGATACTCCGCTAGCAGCAGCAGCATTAATGTTTCTCCAGACTGGACCCGCACAGAGCCGCAACGATGTTTTCCATCGCTGCACTGCGCGAACCCTTGATCAAAATGGTGGTGTTTGTGTCCTGCTCGGCATCGAGGGCCTGGATCAGTTCGGCTTGCGTACCGAAGTGATGCGCCTCTTTACCGAATGCGTTTACGGCGTGAACCATGTTCGGTCCGACCGCGTAAAGCGCGGAAACCTTGCCCCGGGCGTACTCGCCCACGTCGCGGTGCCCCTGCTCCGCCCAGTCGCCCAACTCGCCGATATCTCCGAGCACCAGGACGGTGCGGCCGGAAAAGCCGGCGAGTATATCAACGGCAGCGCACATGGAGGTGGGGTTTGCGTTGTAAGTGTCATCGATCACGCGCATGCCGTTCTGCGCCAGTTGCGCGACGGTACGCCCCTTGACCGGTTGCACGGCGCCAAGCCCGGTGGCAATGCCGAACAGCGACACGCCCAGGGCGTGAGCGGCAGCGGCGGCGGCCATGGCATTGGCGACGTTGTGTGTGCCGAGCAGGTTCAACTGAACATGCTCGACACCTTCAGGTGTATGCAGGTTGAAGGCCGGGCAACCACGGGCATCGGAGCTAAGGTCGCTGGCGTAGAAGTCTGCCTGAGGGTTGCTCAGAGAGAAGGTCAGCACCTTGCGTGCACCGGCGCGAGCCTTCCAGATACCGAAGGCCTTGTCATCGAGGTTGAGCACGGCAACGCCATCCGCCGCCAGACCGTCGATGATCTCGCCTTTGGCTTCGACGATTTTTTCCGGACCGCCGAATTCACCGACGTGCGCGGTGCCGGCATTGTTCAGAATCGCCACGTGCGGTTTGGTCAGCCCTACGGTGTAGGCGATTTCACCCAGGCGCGAGGCGCCCAGTTCGATCACGGCCGCCGTATGTTCCGGGGCCAGTTCGAGCAGGGTCAGCGGTGCGCCCAGATCGTTGTTCAGGTTGCCGCGCGTGGCGAGCACGGCACCGCGGGTGCGCAGGATGCTCGCGAGCATCTCCTTGACCGTGGTCTTGCCGCTGGAACCGGTGATGGCAGCGACCGGCCGACTGAACGCGGCACGATTCAACGCACCCAACTGGCCAAGGGCCTGACGGGTGTCCTTGACCAGCAGTTGCGGCAAGGTGCTGTCGGGCACTTCGCGCTCGACCAGCGCCGCGACGGCGCCTTTGCCGGCAACGTCGTTCAGGTAATCATGACCGTCAAAACGCGGACCGGTCAGGGCAATAAACAGCTGACCTGGCTTGATCGCACGGCTGTCGATGCTGACGCCGTCGAAACTTGCATCGCTGCTGATCAGACGCGCGTCGAGCACGTTGATCAGTTCGCTCAATGTCAGGGCCTTAAGCATGGGCCACCTCCCATGCAGTGAGAGCATGATCGGCTTCGACCAGATCGGAGAACGCGTGGCGCTCACCGTTGATTTCCTGATAGTCCTCGTGACCTTTACCGGCCAGGACAATCACGTCATCCGCCGAGGCGCCAGCAATCAGCTGGGCAATGGCCTGACCACGGCCGGCAACAAAGGTGACTTTATCCACAGCGGTGAAGCCTGCGCGGATGTCATCAAAAATCACCGCAGGGTCTTCGGTGCGTGGGTTGTCATCGGTGACCAGCACGCGGTCAGCCAGACGCTCGACCACTTCGGCCATCAGCGGACGCTTGCCGCGATCGCGATCACCACCGCAACCGAACAGGCACAGCAACTGGCCTTTGACGTGAGGACGCAGCGCGCTCAGGACTTTTTCCAGCGCGTCCGGGGTGTGGGCGTAATCGACCACCACCAATGGCTGAGTACCGCCGCCCAGACGCTGCATGCGCCCGGCCGGGCCTTCGAGTTTCGGCAGCACCTTGAGAATTTCGTCGAGGGCATAGTCCAGACCGAGCAAGGCACCAACTGCCGCCAGCACGTTGCTCAGATTGAAGCGGCCGAGCAGTGTGCTGCGCAAATGGTGCTCGCCCTGCGGCGTCACCAGCGTAGCGCGCACGCCGTGATCATCGAACTGCGCTTCGCGGACATACAGATAGGCGCTGCTGTCGAGCAGGCTGTAGCTGATCAAACGCGACTCACGTTTTTCGGCGGCCAGTTGCCGACCGAAATCGTCGTCGAGATTGACCACGCGGCACTTCAAGTCACTCCAGGCGAACAGCTTGGCCTTGGCCTCGGCGTACGCCTCCATGGTGCCGTGATAATCCAGGTGATCGCGGGACAGGTTGGTCATCACCGCCACGTCGAACGCCAACGCGGTGACCCGGCCCTGATCCAGACCGTGGGAAGAAACTTCCATGGCCACTGCTTTGGCCCCGGCCTTTTTCAGGTCGGCCAGGGTCGCTTGCACGGCAATCGGGTTCGGTGTGGTGTGCAGGCCGCTTTCCAGCGCGCCGTAGAAGCCGGAACCCAAGGTACCGACGATGCCGCAATGCTGACCGAGCAGATCCAGCGCCTGCGCAACCAATTGGGTCACGCTGGTTTTACCGTTGGTGCCAGTGACGCCGATCAGGTTCAGGTGACGGCTTGGCTCGCCATAAAAACGCCCGGCAATGTCGGACAACTGCGCAGCCAGCCCCTTGACCGGAATCAACGGCACTTCAGTGATCGGCAGCACGGTGGCGCCTTCCACTTCATAGGCAACCGCTGCCGCGCCGCGCTGCAAGGCATCGGCGATGTGCGCACGGCCATCGAACTTGCCGCCAGGCACGGCGAGGAACAAATCACCCGCGCGTACGTTACGGCTGTCCAGCGCCAATTCACGGATCAACAGATCGTGGCCGGCGTGGGGGAATATCTTGTTCAGACTTAATGACATCAGCCGCGCCCTCCATTGGCTTTCAGCGGAACGGCCGGCGTAGCGTTGGCCTGTTGGGTGGTCGGCAGGTTGTCCGGCGTCACGTTCATCAGACGCAGGGTGCCGGACATCACACGGCTGAACACCGGCGCCGAAACCAGACCACCGAAGTAACCGGCCTTGGACGGTTCATCGATCACCACCACGATGGCGTAACGCGGATCGCTCATCGGGCCGAAACCGGCGAACAGCGAGCGGTAGGAGTTTTCGGCGTAGCCCTTGGTGCCCACCGAGGTTTTACGTGCAGTACCGGACTTGCCGGCCACGTGATACGCCGGCACCTGCGCACGGAACACGCCGCGCGGTGCTTCGATCACTTGGGTGAGCATGCCCTGCATGGTTTTCGCCACGGCTTCCGGCAAGACCTGAGTGGTCTGCGGCGGCTTGTCGGTTTTGATCAGGGTCAGCGGTGCGAGACGACCGTTGTTGGCCAACGCCGAGAATGCATGCACCAGCTGGATCGCGGTCACGGAAATACCGTAACCGTACGACAGCGTCGCGGTTTCAGCCTTGCGCCAGTCGCGGTAGTTCGGCAGGTTGCCGACACGCTCGCCCGGGAAGCCGAGGCCGGTGTCCTGGCCCAGACCGACTTTCTGCGCGAGACGGTAAATGGTTTCACCGCCGATATCGAACGCGACCTTACTCATGCCGACGTTACTGGAATTGATCAGAATACCGGTCATGTCCAGCACCGGACCTTCGCTCTTGGAAACGTCCTTGATCGTGTATTTACCGATCTGCAGCGTGCCCGGATACACCTCGACGGTGTCGGTCGGTTTCCAGCGCCCGGACTCGATGGCCGCGCTCATCGAGATCGCTTTCATGGTCGAACCCGGTTCGAACACGTCGATCATCGCGCGGTTACGCATCATCGCCGGTTGCAGGTTGCGACGGTTGTTCGGGTTGTAGGTCGGCTGGTTGACCATGGCGAGAATCTCGCCGGTCTTCACGTCCATGATCACCAGGCTGCCGGCCTTGGCGCCGTTCTCGATGATCGCGTTGCGCAGCTCGCGGTTGGCCAGGTATTGCAGACGCAGGTCAATCGACAACGCCAAGGGCTTGCCGGCCTTGGCGTTCTTGGTGACCTGGACATCCTTGATCAGCCGACCGCGCCGATCCTTGATGACCTGCCGTTTGCCCGGCACCCCGGCCAGCCATTCGTCGTAGGCCAGCTCGACACCTTCGCGTCCGTGATCGTCGATGTCGGTAAAGCCGACCATGTGCGCGGTGACTTCACCGGCCGGATAGAAGCGGCGGAACTCTTCGATGCCGTAGACGCCCGGCACTTTCAGGTCGAGCACGGTCTGGCCTTGCTCGGGGGTCAACCCGCGCACCAGATAAATGAATTCCTTGTTGGCCTGGGCCTCAAGGCGTTCGGCCAAGGCTTTCGGATCCTGCCCCAGCGCTGCCGCCAATGCCGGCCACTTCTCTTTGGCGGTCTGCATTTCCTTGGCGTTGGCCCACAGGGTGGTCACCGGGGTACTCACGGCCAAAGGCTCGCCGTTACGGTCAGTGATCAGACCACGGTGAGCCGGAATCGGAATGTGACGGAGACTGCGGGCGTCGCCCTGCCCCTTGAGGAAGTCCCGGTCAACCACTTGCAGGTCAATGATGCGCCAGCAGATCGCCGCGACCATGACACCGAGCAGTGCCACCATCAAACGGAAGCGCCACGGGAAAAGTGCCCCTTCGAGTTTCATCATGGCGCCACCATCTTCACGTCAGCCGCGCCCGGGATGTGCATTTTCAATTGTTCGGTGGCCAGCACTTCGATCCGACTGTGCGCGGTCCAGGTGCTTTGCTCGAGAATCAGGCGCCCCCACTCGGCCTGCGCCTTGTCGCGCACGCTGAGTTCGTTGTAAAGGGTGTTGAGCAACTGCCGGTTCCAGTGCGCGCTGTAAGACACGCCGATGGCCGACACGAGCACGCCGATAAACAGCAGCAGCATGAAAAAGCTGCCGCCCGGCAGAGGCTTGGCGAAAAGCTTGCTCACCGCAACTTCTCCGCGACACGCATGACAGCGCTACGGGAACGTGGGTTGGCTTTGAGTTCGGCGTCGGAGGCCGTCTGCGCTTTGCCATGGACTTTGATTTTCGGTTCGAACGCGACATGGCGAACCGGCAGGTTGCGCGGCAGGTTGTCGGCTTCGCCTTTCACCAGCTTGCGCATGAACAGTTTGACGATGCGGTCTTCCAGCGAGTGGAAGCTGATGACGACCAGGCGGCCGCCCACTTCCAGCGCATCCAGCGCGGCTTCGAGGCCGGTTTCCAGATCGCCCAGTTCGTTGTTGACGTGAATGCGCAAACCCTGGAAAGCACGGGTCGCCGGGTTCTTGCCCTTCTCCCACGCCGGGTTGGCGACTTTCAACACTTCAGCCAGATCGGCGGTGCGCTCGAACGGCTTGATATCGCGACGCTCGGCCACGGCACGGGCCATACGGCCGGAGAAACGTTCTTCACCGTATTCCTTGAACACCCGGGCGATTTCTTCCACCGGCGCGGTGTTGACGAACTCGGCGGCGCTGATGCCACGGGACGGATCCATGCGCATGTCCAGCGGGCCGTCGTTGAGGAAGCTGAAGCCACGCTCGGCGTCGTCAAGCTGCGGCGAAGACACGCCGAGATCCAGCAGGATACCGCTGACCTTGCCGGCCAGACCGCGCTCGGACACTTCCGAACCCAGCTCGGCAAAGCTGCGCTGCACAACGACAAAGCGGCCGTCTTCGGCCGCTAGCGTTTGCCCGGTGGCAATCGCTTGTGGATCTTTGTCGAATCCGATGAGCCGACCGTCCGGCCCGAGCTGGCTGAGGATCAACCGGCTGTGCCCGCCGCGTCCGAACGTACCGTCCAGATAGCAGCCATCAGGACGTACGGCGAGAGCCTCGACGGCTTCGTCAAGCAGTACGGTGATGTGGTTAAAGCCGCTATCAATAGTCACAGGATCAAATCACGCAGTTCGTCAGGCATGGCGCCCGGTTGTTGAATAGCAGCAAGGTCAGCGGCAGATACCGCGTTCCATGCATCCTCGTCCCACAGTTGGAACTTGTTCAGTTGGCCTACCAGCATCGCGCGCTTATCGAGCTTGGCGTATTCGCGCAGACGCGGCGGAACCAGAAAACGACCACTGCCATCGAGTTCGAGGTCGACGGCATTACCAATCAATAACCGTTGCAGGCGACGGTTCTCTTCTCGAAGCGAAGGGAGCGCGCGCAACTTGGTTTCAATAATTTCCCACTCGTCGAGCGGGTAAACGCACAAACATGGGTCAACGGCATCGATCGTGACGATTAATTGGCCGGAACTACGCGAAACGAGCTCGTCACGGTACCGGCTCGGCATGGCGAGACGGCCCTTTGCATCGAGACTGATAGCGTTAGCTCCGCGAAACACGTCAGCGTTTCTCCAATTTTTATCGTTTTGAGCTCAAAAAACCCACTTCATGCCACTTTCCGCCACTTGCGCACACTATAGGAATGCGCCCACCACACCGTCAAGGCGCGGATTAAAGGAAAAGCCTTACAGAACGGAGATTTAGGAGCTTAAAAGGAGGGGTAACGACAATTTGGCGGATACTTTTGACCAATAACTTGATGCAGCACGGATAGCTGCGCTCGAAAGTTAAAGTAATTTGTTAAGAGTAAGATTTTTTCGGTATTACAAAAGCGCTTCTGCTATTGATTGAAGCAAGGTGGGAAATGGCTATTACTGCATTTGCCGCTGCCGGACTTTAGCGCAGGCCTGCCGATAATACACAGCCCTGATGCCTTTGATTCAAGCAGGGAAAGAAAAAGGTGGAGAGTCGATCTGTAAGCCGGGTTCTGTCTTGAACAGTCATTCGTCTACGATGGCCATCACTGGACATCTTTAGCAACCTACCCGGTCCCAGCGCGGGCCACGCCTTGGGACCCTATTTGGTCTTGCTCCAAGTGGGGTTTACCTAGCCACGAACTGTTGCCAGACGTGCGGTGCGCTCTTACCGCACCTTTTCACCCTTACCGGCGCCGAAGCGCTTAGGCGGTTATTTTCTGTGGCACTTTCCGTAGGCTCACGCCTCCCAGGCATTACCTGGCACTTCGCCCTATGGAGCCCGGACTTTCCTCCCCCCCCTAATTTTCATAGAGGGCAGCGACTGTCCGATCGACTCTCCGCCGCGCAGGTTAACGGCAGAGCGCCCGAAGAACAAGCGCTAATAGCCGCGAAACCTGTCTGCGCGACGGGTTACTCGCCCTTCTGCTTGTCCAGCGCAACCTGGTAAAGCACGTTTTTGCGCTCACCGGTGATTTGTGCGGCCAGCGCGGCGGCGCGCTTGAGCGGCATCTCTTCCAGCAGCAAATCGAGGATGCGCATCGCCTCGCTGCTGACCGCATCTTCAGACTCCGGCGCCGACCAGCCAGCCACCAGTACCACGCACTCGCCGCGCTGCTGATTGCTGTCGGACTCGACAAATGCCCGCAGCTCGGCCAGCGGCAAACCTTTAAGCGTTTCGAACGTCTTGGTGATTTCGCGGGCCAGCAAGGCCTGACGCTCGCCACCGAACACCGCTTCCATGTCCTGCAGGCATTCGAGAATGCGGTGCGGGGCCTCATAGAAAATCAGCGTGCGCGGCTCTTCTTTAACCGCTTCCAGTCGCGCCTTGCGCCCCACCGACTTGGCCGGCAGAAACCCTTCAAAGATGAAGCGATCCGATGGCAGTCCCGCCGCTGACAGCGCCGCGATCAACGCGCAGGCACCCGGCACCGGCACCACATTGATCCCCGCCGCCCGTGCCTGACGCACCAGGTGATACCCCGGATCGGAAATCAGCGGCGTACCCGCATCGGAAATCAGCGCAACATTGTCGCCGGCCAGCAGCCGAGTGATAAAGCGGCTACCTTCATCACGCTCGTTGTGTTCATGGCATGCGGCCAACGGCGTGGCAATGCCGAAGTGCTGCATCAACCGCGCCGAGTGGCGCGTGTCCTCAGCGGCAATCAATGCCACCTCGCGAAGGATTTTCAGGGCCCGGGCACTGATGTCGTCCAGGTTGCCGATGGGCGTCGCCACCACATAAAGCGAGCCAGCAGCGGAATTCAGGGAACCTGGAGCAGTCAAAGCGCACACCTCATGATCGGTAAAGCCGGCATTGTAACGCGTCCCGAGGCTTGCGATGCGTTCCGGCCGACGCCGGTTTTGTGCGTCTTTGTGCGATGCCGCAACATTTACTTCAGCTAAATTGACGGTTTCACTCCAGTAACATCGCGCCCCGGCCAGTGCTTGGGTACAATTCCACGCTAATTTGATCGAGTATCAGGAACACTTACATGATCGCTTGCCTGCGGCTGTTCACTGCCCTCTGCCTCGCTGCCTTGCTGGCGGCCTGCGCCAGCTCCCCTTCCTCCAGCCTTGGCGAACTTCCACGGACCCCAGATGCCAGCATCGAGCAACTGCTCGAACAGGCTACCCAGGCCAAGACCCCGGAAAAAGCCGCTCTGTTGCGCCTGAGCGCGGCAGACCTGGCTTACCGCCAGGGCAACGCTGGCCAGTCCGCGCAGATCCTGCAACAAGTGCCAATGGAGCAGTTGAAGCCTGGCCAGCAGATTTTCGCCAACACCCTGTCTGCTGAACTGGCAATGACTCGCAATCAGCCAAAAGCTGCGCTGACCGCTCTGAGCCATCCAAGCCTGCAGCACCTGAGCGAGATGCCGGAAGAGCAGCAGGTGCGCACCGGCACCGTGCACGCCCGCGCACTGGAAGCCGACGGCCAGACCCTGCCTGCCGCACGCGAGCGCATCTTTATCGCGCCAATGCTCAAAGGCGAAGCCGCCAGCAAGAACCACGAAGCGATCTGGACCCTGATCGCCTCGCTGCCGACCGATCAACTGCAACCCAACACCTCCGACGATCTCGGTGGCTGGATGGGACTGGCCCTGGCGGTGAAAACTGCCGGCACCCTGGAACAGCAGCAAGCCGCGATCGATGCCTGGCGTGCGCAGAATCCAAAGCACCCGGCTGCGATCAACCTGCCGCTGCCGCTGACCAAACTCAAGGAGCTGGCCAGCCAGCCCCTGAGCAAGATCGCCCTGCTGCTGCCACAGGACGGCCCGCTGGCCGCCGTTGGCAAAGCCCTGCGTGAAGGCTTCATGGCGGCGCACTACCAGGCCCAACAAGCCGGACAGAAGCCGCCTGCCATCGAGTTCTATGACAGCTCGAAACTGACCTCGATGGACGAGTTCTACCGCAAGGCGCAGGCCGATGGCGTGCAACTGGTGGTTGGTCCACTGGAAAAGCCACTGGTCAAACAACTGAGCACTCGCCCGCAACTGCCGATCACCACCCTCGCACTGAACTACAGCGAAGGCGATCAGGGCCCGGCGCAACTGTTCCAGTTCGGTCTGGCCGCTGAAGACGAAGCACGCGAAGTCTCGCGCCGTGCCCGTGCTGATGGCCTGCATCGCGCCGCAATCATGGTGCCGAAAGGCGAATGGGGCGACCGCGTGTTGCGCGCATTCAGCCAGGATTGGCAGGCCAACGGCGGCAGCATCGTCGCCACCGAACGCGTTGATCAGCCGGTGCAACTGGCCCAGCAGATCGCCGACATGTTCCAGCTGCGTCAAAGCGAAGCCCGCGCCAAGAGCCTGCAGAACGCCGCCGGCACCAACGTCGCCGCGCAGCCTTCGCGTCGTCAGGACATCGAATTCATCTTCCTGGCCGCCACTCCGCAACAGGCACAGCAGATCAAGCCGACGCTGAACTTCCAGTACGCCGGTGACGTTCCGGTCTACGCCACCTCCCACGTCTACAGCGCCAGCGGCGATGTGAATCAGTACAACGACATGAACGGCATTCGCTTCTGTGAAACACCGTGGCTGCTGGAGACCAGCGATCCGCTGCGCCAACAAGTGGTTGCACAGTGGCCGCAGGCTGCCGGCAGCCTTGGCCGCCTGTACGCGATGGGCGTGGACGCCTATCGCCTGGCTCCGCGCCTGGGCCAACTCAAAGCCCTGCCAGACAGCCGCATCGAAGGTGAATCGGGCAACCTCGGCATGACCCAGACCCAACGCGTCGTGCGTCAGCTGCCTTGGGCACAGTTCGTCAGCGGTCAGGTTCAACGCCTGCCGGACACGCCGCGCTGATGCCCGACAGCTCGCACCTGCAAAGCGGTAAGGATGCCGAGCGCCAGGCGCTCGAGCATCTGCAACACCAGGGTCTGCGCCTGCTGGCGCAGAACTGGTCATGCAAACGCGGCGAGCTTGATCTGGTCATGCTTGATGGCGATACAGTAGTATTCGTTGAAGTCCGCTACAGAAAAAACACTCAATGGGGTGGCGCGCTCGCTAGCATCGATGAGCGCAAACGGCAGAAACTGATTTTCGCCGCGCAGTATTTTCTTCAGCGCGAGTCGCGCTGGGCCGATTCCCCTTGCCGCTTCGACGTGGTGGCCATCGACAGGCACCCGAATCAGTTGAACTGGTTGCAGAATGCTTTCGATGGTTGATTCTCCGCACATCACACCGGACACTTTCACCGACAATTTTTGCTCTTTGCTTTGCGGGCTGCACATTCATGTGCCGAACAGCCGCGCCACTTAAGGTCACACAGATGGACATGCAATCCCGAATTCGCCAGCTTTTCCAGGCCAGTATCGACACCAAGCAACAGGCGATGGACGTACTTGCACCGCACATCGAGCAAGCCAGCCAGATCATGGTCAACGCCCTGCTGAACGAAGGCAAAATGCTTTCCTGTGGCAACGGCGGCTCTGCCGGCGACGCCCAGCACTTTTCCTCGGAGCTGCTGAACCGCTTCGAACGCGAACGCCCGAGCCTGCCCGCCATCGCCCTGACCACGGACAGCTCGACGATCACCTCGATCGCCAATGACTACAGCTACAACGAAGTGTTCTCCAAGCAGATCCGCGCACTCGGTCAGCCAGGCGATGTGTTGCTGGCCATTTCGACCAGCGGCAACTCGGCAAACATTATTCAAGCGATCCAGGCCGCACATGATCGCGAAATGGTTGTCGTAGCATTGACTGGCCGCGATGGCGGCGGCATGGCATCGTTGCTGTTGCCTGAAGACGTCGAAATCCGTGTACCGGCCCATGTCACCGCACGTATTCAAGAAGTCCATCTGCTGGCGATCCATTGCCTCTGCGATCTGATCGACAGCCAATTGTTCGGGAGTGAAGAATGACCCCTAATCGCCTTGGCCTTCTGGCCTTGACCCTGTGCCTCGGCATCAGCGGCTGCACTTCGGTGGTGAATGCCAGCCGTGAAGCACCGATTGAAGACGACCGCGGCACCCGAACCTTCGGCAGCAAAATCGACGACTCGCTGATCGAGACCAAAGTCGGCGTCAACGTGGCCAAGGCCGACCCGGCCCTGGACAAGGACTCGCACATCGTCGTCACCAGCTTCAACGGCGTGGTGTTGCTTGCCGGCCAGACGCCGCGCGAAGACCTCAAGGCCAAGGCCGAACAGGCCGCTGCCAACGTCCAGCGCGTGAAGAAGGTGCACAACGAGCTGCAAGTGATCACGCCTTCAAGCTTCCTCGCCCGCCAGAACGACTCCTGGCTGACCACCAAGATCAAGACCCAGATGCTGACCGATGCCAGCATTCCAGGCTCGCGCATCAAAGTCGTGACCGAGAACGGCATCGTCTATCTGCTGGGCCTGCTGACCAAACAGGAAGCCCAACAGGCGACCAACCTGGTGCAAGGCGTTTCCGGCGTGCAAAAGATCGTCAAGCTGTTCGAATACATCGACTGACACCCAACGCGCAGACATAAAAAAGGCGATCCATCCGGATCGCCTTTTTTATTACTTCACCACTTTCAGGCTTGGCCGGCCACTTGGGCGGGGCGGCTCGCTGTCCGGTGGCGGCAAGTCGTCATCCGGCTCGATATCGTCTTCGTCATCCATCGGCGACTCGAGATCGAACACCATGCCCTGACCGTTTTCCCGGGCATAGATACCCAGAATCGCACTGATTGGCACGTACAGACTGTGCGGGACACCACCAAAGCGACCCTCGAAGGTCACCACGTCGTTGTCCATGTGCAAATGCCGAACAGCACTGGGCGAAATGTTCAGGACAATCTGCCCGTCACTGGCGAAACCCTGCGGCACCTGCACCGCCGGGTACTCGGAGTTGACCAGCATGTGCGGGGTGCAATCGTTATCAACAATCCACTCGTAGAGCGCGCGGACCAGATAAGGTCGACTGGAGTTCATAGCGGCTCCTTAAGCCTTAGCGCATATCGCGTTCGACACCAGACAGACTCGCCTGGAAAGCCTCACGCGCAAACGAGCGCTCCATATAATCAAGCAGCGGCTTGGCTGGCCGCGGCAGTTCAATACCCAGAATCGGCAAACGCCAGAGTATTGGCAATAGGCAGCAATCCACCAGACTTTGTTCCTCACTGAGGAAAAACGGCTTGTCGGCAAACAATGGCGACACGCCCGTCAGGCTTTCACGCAATTCCTTGCGCGCCACGACTCGCGCGGCCTCCTTGGACTTGGGATCCAGAATCAGATCCACCAGACCACACCAGTCGCGCTGAATACGATGAATCAGCAAACGGCTGTTGGCACGCGCCACCGGGTAAACCGGCATCAATGGCGGATGCGGGTAACGCTCATCCAGATATTCCATCACCACGGTCGACTCCCACAACGCCAGGTCACGATCGACCAGCGTCGGCAGACTGCCGTAAGGGTTTACCTCAATCAGTTTAGGCGGCTGGCGACCAGCTTCCACATAAATGATCTCGGCGCTGACACCCTTCTCTGCAAGCACAATGCGCACTCGGTGGGAATAGTGGTCGGCGGGGTCGGAGTAACAGGCCAACCGATTGGTCACGCCCATGGCGATCCTCCTCGCTTGTTGAAATTGTCGGAACCGGAAAAACGCGCGCGCCCAGAGGGTGCCTCCCGCAACGCCTGGCTGACCAGACGCTGCGTTATCGGAGGCGCCCTTGGGCGCGCGCGATTAACAGCAATGCTTGAAGCGTATCAGTGCACGTCTTTCCAGTATTCACGCTTGAGCAGGTAGGCGAACACAAAGAAGAACGCCAGGTACAGCAAGACATAAGTACCGATGCGCTGATGTTGCAGCTTAACCGGGTTAGCCGAGTAAGCCAGGAAGGTTACCAGATTCTTGACCTTCTCATCGAACTGCTCTTCGTTCAGAGCACCGGTTTTCGGCACGATGGTCAACTGATCGCACGCTTCATGGGTCAGCGGCGTACCGGTCAGTGGATCATATTGCTTCTTGCCGTCTTCGACGATCTGTACCTGTTTGCAACCAACCACCTGGCGACCTTGCAGACCGACCAGCACGTTAGGCATGCCGACGTTCGG from Pseudomonas sp. P8_229 encodes:
- a CDS encoding BON domain-containing protein; this translates as MTPNRLGLLALTLCLGISGCTSVVNASREAPIEDDRGTRTFGSKIDDSLIETKVGVNVAKADPALDKDSHIVVTSFNGVVLLAGQTPREDLKAKAEQAAANVQRVKKVHNELQVITPSSFLARQNDSWLTTKIKTQMLTDASIPGSRIKVVTENGIVYLLGLLTKQEAQQATNLVQGVSGVQKIVKLFEYID
- a CDS encoding phosphoheptose isomerase: MDMQSRIRQLFQASIDTKQQAMDVLAPHIEQASQIMVNALLNEGKMLSCGNGGSAGDAQHFSSELLNRFERERPSLPAIALTTDSSTITSIANDYSYNEVFSKQIRALGQPGDVLLAISTSGNSANIIQAIQAAHDREMVVVALTGRDGGGMASLLLPEDVEIRVPAHVTARIQEVHLLAIHCLCDLIDSQLFGSEE
- a CDS encoding glutathione S-transferase N-terminal domain-containing protein — its product is MGVTNRLACYSDPADHYSHRVRIVLAEKGVSAEIIYVEAGRQPPKLIEVNPYGSLPTLVDRDLALWESTVVMEYLDERYPHPPLMPVYPVARANSRLLIHRIQRDWCGLVDLILDPKSKEAARVVARKELRESLTGVSPLFADKPFFLSEEQSLVDCCLLPILWRLPILGIELPRPAKPLLDYMERSFAREAFQASLSGVERDMR
- a CDS encoding ClpXP protease specificity-enhancing factor codes for the protein MNSSRPYLVRALYEWIVDNDCTPHMLVNSEYPAVQVPQGFASDGQIVLNISPSAVRHLHMDNDVVTFEGRFGGVPHSLYVPISAILGIYARENGQGMVFDLESPMDDEDDIEPDDDLPPPDSEPPRPSGRPSLKVVK
- a CDS encoding penicillin-binding protein activator; translated protein: MIACLRLFTALCLAALLAACASSPSSSLGELPRTPDASIEQLLEQATQAKTPEKAALLRLSAADLAYRQGNAGQSAQILQQVPMEQLKPGQQIFANTLSAELAMTRNQPKAALTALSHPSLQHLSEMPEEQQVRTGTVHARALEADGQTLPAARERIFIAPMLKGEAASKNHEAIWTLIASLPTDQLQPNTSDDLGGWMGLALAVKTAGTLEQQQAAIDAWRAQNPKHPAAINLPLPLTKLKELASQPLSKIALLLPQDGPLAAVGKALREGFMAAHYQAQQAGQKPPAIEFYDSSKLTSMDEFYRKAQADGVQLVVGPLEKPLVKQLSTRPQLPITTLALNYSEGDQGPAQLFQFGLAAEDEAREVSRRARADGLHRAAIMVPKGEWGDRVLRAFSQDWQANGGSIVATERVDQPVQLAQQIADMFQLRQSEARAKSLQNAAGTNVAAQPSRRQDIEFIFLAATPQQAQQIKPTLNFQYAGDVPVYATSHVYSASGDVNQYNDMNGIRFCETPWLLETSDPLRQQVVAQWPQAAGSLGRLYAMGVDAYRLAPRLGQLKALPDSRIEGESGNLGMTQTQRVVRQLPWAQFVSGQVQRLPDTPR
- a CDS encoding YraN family protein; protein product: MPDSSHLQSGKDAERQALEHLQHQGLRLLAQNWSCKRGELDLVMLDGDTVVFVEVRYRKNTQWGGALASIDERKRQKLIFAAQYFLQRESRWADSPCRFDVVAIDRHPNQLNWLQNAFDG
- the rsmI gene encoding 16S rRNA (cytidine(1402)-2'-O)-methyltransferase; translation: MTAPGSLNSAAGSLYVVATPIGNLDDISARALKILREVALIAAEDTRHSARLMQHFGIATPLAACHEHNERDEGSRFITRLLAGDNVALISDAGTPLISDPGYHLVRQARAAGINVVPVPGACALIAALSAAGLPSDRFIFEGFLPAKSVGRKARLEAVKEEPRTLIFYEAPHRILECLQDMEAVFGGERQALLAREITKTFETLKGLPLAELRAFVESDSNQQRGECVVLVAGWSAPESEDAVSSEAMRILDLLLEEMPLKRAAALAAQITGERKNVLYQVALDKQKGE